One Thermosipho africanus Ob7 genomic region harbors:
- a CDS encoding HD-GYP domain-containing protein yields the protein MKKKGVALDLKEGLVYIYTLALGAIYVALLFYAIKKYGFDYSNIDFYLFFLFSLFFEFIPVRFQTFFENKFDEKYKEHDLYLSAGLIVSVLSAIHLNISNALIIPFLVFLVLRFNVLFSKNYYYFIFNVSSIGILVFLSYKVYNVFPNVVKNNLIFSSFVVALISIFYFVLNLSFVLSFLTLVYRRFSKDVIFKLIGEGRLTNLFSTSINTFIVYILYKFIGISAIPVSFFTVIGIQLGNYYATKYRQAKLDLLTALAKSLEEKDSYTFGHGENVAKISVAIAKELGMQDNELNLIEIAGLLHDVGKIGIPDFIVTKTGKLTRDEYEIMKEHPKKGYEILSQITEFKDTIAKWVLHHHERWDGKGYPEGISGEEIPLESRILMIADVYHALTSDRPYREAWSKEQAIGFIKDNAGIMFDPKIVNIFLKLIEGGSI from the coding sequence GTGAAGAAAAAAGGTGTAGCTTTAGATTTAAAAGAAGGTTTGGTTTATATATATACTTTAGCTCTTGGGGCCATATATGTGGCCCTCTTGTTCTATGCTATTAAAAAATATGGTTTTGATTATTCAAATATAGATTTTTATCTTTTTTTTCTTTTTTCTTTATTCTTTGAATTTATTCCTGTAAGGTTTCAAACCTTTTTTGAAAATAAATTTGATGAGAAATATAAGGAACATGACTTATATTTAAGTGCTGGGCTTATTGTTAGTGTTTTGTCGGCGATACATTTAAATATTTCTAATGCTTTGATAATTCCTTTTTTAGTTTTCTTGGTTTTAAGATTTAATGTTTTATTTTCAAAAAATTATTATTACTTTATTTTTAATGTCTCGTCGATCGGAATTTTGGTTTTTTTATCTTATAAGGTATATAATGTATTTCCAAATGTTGTAAAGAATAATTTAATATTTTCGTCTTTTGTAGTTGCTTTGATTTCCATTTTTTATTTTGTCTTAAATCTTTCTTTTGTCTTATCATTTTTGACACTTGTATATAGACGATTTTCAAAAGATGTCATTTTTAAGCTGATAGGGGAAGGAAGACTTACTAATCTTTTTTCAACATCAATTAATACTTTCATAGTTTATATTTTATATAAATTTATCGGTATTTCTGCAATTCCTGTTTCATTTTTTACAGTTATAGGAATACAGCTTGGAAACTATTATGCGACAAAATATAGGCAAGCAAAGCTTGATTTACTTACTGCGCTTGCAAAGAGTTTGGAAGAAAAGGACAGCTATACATTCGGACATGGGGAAAATGTAGCAAAGATTTCAGTAGCAATAGCTAAGGAGCTAGGAATGCAGGATAATGAGCTAAATTTGATAGAAATTGCAGGACTTCTTCACGATGTTGGAAAGATTGGAATACCTGACTTTATAGTTACAAAAACCGGAAAATTAACACGTGATGAGTATGAAATAATGAAAGAGCATCCGAAAAAAGGATATGAAATTTTAAGTCAAATAACTGAATTTAAAGATACAATTGCAAAGTGGGTTTTACACCATCATGAAAGATGGGATGGAAAGGGTTACCCTGAGGGAATAAGCGGTGAAGAAATCCCATTAGAGTCTAGAATTTTAATGATAGCAGATGTTTATCATGCTTTAACAAGTGATAGACCATATAGGGAGGCTTGGTCGAAAGAACAAGCGATTGGGTTTATAAAAGATAATGCAGGGATCATGTTTGATCCTAAAATTGTAAATATATTTTTAAAATTAATAGAAGGTGGTAGTATATGA
- a CDS encoding DUF5317 family protein codes for MIVYIFLIAFLISIFTKRIKHVIERNYRYFYLFPIPFILQMIPSYREILMPLSFAFLLVLLILNKHIPGFSLISIGTILNSFVMMINNWRMPVLSYWVEKFDLPVGMRHLVVDNFSWKLFLGDWIPVILPWREYYVISIGDIFVYVGVFYFLLKINSNK; via the coding sequence ATGATAGTATACATATTCTTGATAGCTTTTTTGATTTCTATATTTACGAAAAGGATTAAACATGTAATAGAAAGAAATTATAGATATTTTTATTTATTTCCTATACCTTTTATTCTACAAATGATCCCAAGCTATAGAGAAATTTTAATGCCACTTTCTTTTGCATTTTTACTTGTTTTGTTGATACTAAACAAGCATATCCCTGGTTTTTCATTAATTTCAATTGGAACAATTTTAAATTCCTTTGTTATGATGATTAATAATTGGAGAATGCCTGTTTTAAGTTATTGGGTTGAAAAATTTGATCTTCCTGTAGGTATGAGGCATTTAGTTGTAGATAACTTTTCTTGGAAATTATTTTTGGGAGATTGGATTCCAGTTATACTTCCTTGGAGAGAATATTATGTAATTAGTATAGGAGATATATTTGTGTATGTTGGTGTTTTTTATTTTTTACTCAAGATAAATTCAAATAAATAA
- the tsaB gene encoding tRNA (adenosine(37)-N6)-threonylcarbamoyltransferase complex dimerization subunit type 1 TsaB, producing MKILALDTSTSKIVVYYRDSEKIITQTYMGKDKHGRNLGVVMNNLKNFNINFEDIDVVGIGIGPGSLTGLRVGISFALGLSIDKKIVVVPSTKLIAANLMNSGKNIVVTRKARQGYIYGAIYDEYLNTIVEPFVESIENFSKEFEKMENFVVIGDGAEYFGGNLPEIYNYPEPSRLGYLVEKEIEVENFVEKVEPLYIQKSIAEINFEKKKQRKDG from the coding sequence ATGAAAATACTTGCATTGGATACTTCAACATCAAAAATTGTAGTCTATTATAGGGATTCTGAAAAGATTATCACTCAGACATACATGGGAAAGGATAAACACGGAAGAAATTTAGGTGTAGTAATGAATAATTTAAAAAATTTTAATATAAACTTTGAAGATATCGATGTTGTAGGTATTGGAATAGGTCCAGGAAGTTTAACTGGTCTTAGAGTTGGAATATCTTTTGCTCTTGGGCTTTCTATAGATAAGAAGATAGTTGTTGTTCCTTCGACAAAACTTATTGCAGCTAATTTAATGAATAGTGGAAAAAATATAGTTGTCACTAGAAAAGCACGCCAAGGCTATATTTATGGTGCAATATATGATGAATATTTAAATACTATTGTTGAACCTTTTGTTGAATCAATAGAGAATTTTTCAAAAGAGTTTGAAAAGATGGAAAATTTTGTGGTTATAGGAGATGGTGCTGAGTACTTTGGTGGAAATCTTCCAGAGATATATAACTATCCTGAACCTTCTAGACTTGGCTACTTAGTTGAAAAAGAAATAGAAGTTGAAAACTTTGTCGAGAAAGTTGAGCCTTTGTATATCCAAAAATCTATTGCAGAAATTAATTTTGAAAAAAAGAAACAACGAAAGGATGGTTAA
- the mutS gene encoding DNA mismatch repair protein MutS yields MVKLKNLTPMMKQYMDIKKNYEDAIVLFRLGDFYEAFFEDAEIISKVLNIVLTKRQNAPMAGIPHHALDNYLKKLVDSGYKVAICEQMEDPSQAKGIVRREVTRVITPGTLIEEDLLSSENNYLMAVAFRENFNTAFVDVSTGELFVKDFETINDLIDFVSIVNISQIICEENIFEELKDNLPNKFIEKLDDWYFEGFEDKVKETFKIVSIDHFELSNGQLRVLGALLKYLEYTLMSNLALEEPKKLEESKWMILDSKTVDNLSLIPGEKGKNLYDILNKTKTAMGSRLLKKWILQPLKVKKDIIERQEIVDAFFNDRLLLNEIREYLNGIFDVERILTRLQYGKVSPKDLISLKNTLYIIPNILEALKTNEKFSKYVQEIEEFPEVVDLLEWSLYEDPSSTVGDGNVIKDGYSPELDDYRNLLFHSEDKLKEFEREERERTNIQKLKVGFNQVFGYYIEVPKGQVKNVPDYYIRKQTLVNSERYITQKLKEFEEKIMSAREKVEILEKALFDELTKMILKYVNDIKKTAEKIAELDVLSTFAYVSQLYGYVKPEFDDEKFIVKEARHAVVERYVSNFVPNDIYMDSLRRMYIITGPNMSGKSTYIRQVGLIAVMAQIGCFVPAKNAKLPIFDRIFTRMGARDDISTGKSTFLVEMSEVALILSKATKDSLVLLDEVGRGTSTFDGISIAWAMSEYIYNEIKCKTIFATHFTELTELSDVYNGIKNLTIEVEETNDGIVFLHKVVDGVADRSYGIEVAKIAGVPDGVVERAKEILEVITKKSELEKKVRVLKEGQLRQIKSRKKVAEGQLTIFEVKNGEF; encoded by the coding sequence ATGGTTAAATTGAAGAATTTAACCCCAATGATGAAGCAATATATGGATATAAAGAAAAATTATGAAGATGCAATTGTACTCTTTAGGCTTGGAGATTTTTACGAGGCTTTTTTTGAAGATGCAGAAATTATTTCAAAGGTATTAAATATAGTTCTAACAAAACGGCAAAATGCTCCAATGGCCGGTATACCACATCATGCCCTCGATAATTATTTGAAAAAATTGGTTGATAGTGGTTACAAAGTTGCTATTTGTGAGCAGATGGAGGATCCTTCTCAAGCTAAAGGTATTGTAAGAAGAGAAGTAACAAGAGTTATTACTCCTGGCACTTTGATTGAAGAAGATTTATTAAGCTCTGAAAACAATTATTTAATGGCGGTTGCATTTAGAGAAAATTTTAATACTGCTTTTGTTGATGTTTCAACCGGTGAATTGTTTGTAAAAGACTTTGAGACAATTAACGATCTAATAGATTTTGTTTCTATAGTAAATATATCTCAGATAATCTGTGAAGAAAATATCTTTGAAGAATTAAAGGATAATTTACCAAATAAATTTATAGAAAAGCTTGATGATTGGTATTTTGAAGGGTTTGAAGACAAGGTGAAGGAAACGTTTAAAATAGTTTCGATTGATCACTTTGAACTTTCAAATGGACAGCTAAGAGTGTTAGGTGCATTGTTAAAATATTTAGAATACACACTAATGAGTAATTTAGCATTGGAAGAACCAAAAAAATTGGAAGAAAGTAAATGGATGATTCTAGATTCAAAGACAGTTGATAATCTATCTCTAATTCCTGGTGAAAAAGGAAAGAATTTATACGATATTTTAAACAAAACAAAAACTGCCATGGGTTCAAGACTTTTAAAGAAGTGGATTTTGCAACCTTTGAAGGTAAAAAAGGATATAATTGAACGTCAAGAAATAGTTGATGCATTTTTTAATGATAGATTATTGTTAAACGAGATAAGAGAATATTTAAATGGAATATTTGATGTGGAAAGAATTTTAACCAGGCTTCAATATGGAAAAGTATCTCCAAAAGATTTAATTTCCTTGAAAAATACGCTTTATATTATTCCAAATATTTTAGAAGCTTTGAAAACAAATGAAAAATTTTCAAAGTATGTACAAGAAATAGAAGAATTTCCAGAAGTTGTAGATTTGCTTGAATGGTCTTTGTATGAAGACCCCTCAAGTACAGTTGGAGATGGGAATGTAATAAAAGATGGATATTCTCCTGAGCTTGATGATTATAGAAATCTTTTATTTCACTCTGAAGACAAATTGAAAGAATTTGAAAGAGAGGAAAGAGAAAGAACAAATATTCAAAAATTGAAGGTTGGTTTTAACCAAGTGTTTGGATATTATATTGAAGTTCCAAAAGGTCAGGTGAAAAATGTACCAGATTATTATATAAGAAAACAGACACTTGTAAATTCGGAAAGATATATTACTCAAAAACTCAAAGAATTTGAAGAAAAGATAATGTCAGCACGAGAAAAGGTTGAAATTCTTGAAAAAGCTTTGTTTGATGAGTTAACTAAAATGATATTAAAATATGTAAATGACATTAAAAAAACTGCAGAAAAAATAGCAGAGTTAGATGTTTTATCAACCTTTGCGTATGTATCCCAGCTCTATGGTTATGTAAAACCAGAGTTTGATGATGAAAAATTTATTGTAAAAGAGGCAAGACATGCTGTTGTTGAAAGGTATGTATCAAACTTTGTTCCCAACGATATATACATGGATAGTTTAAGACGAATGTATATTATAACGGGACCTAATATGAGCGGAAAAAGCACATACATAAGGCAAGTTGGGTTAATAGCAGTTATGGCCCAAATTGGCTGTTTTGTTCCAGCAAAGAATGCAAAACTTCCAATTTTTGACAGAATTTTTACTAGAATGGGTGCAAGAGATGATATTTCAACTGGAAAGAGTACATTTTTAGTTGAAATGAGTGAAGTTGCATTAATTTTGTCAAAAGCGACAAAAGATAGTCTGGTCCTTTTAGATGAAGTAGGTCGAGGAACTAGTACCTTTGATGGGATAAGTATTGCATGGGCAATGAGTGAGTACATATACAACGAGATAAAATGTAAAACAATATTTGCTACTCATTTTACAGAGCTTACAGAACTTTCTGATGTGTATAATGGTATAAAAAATTTAACGATAGAAGTTGAAGAAACAAATGACGGTATAGTTTTTTTACATAAAGTGGTTGATGGAGTTGCAGATAGAAGTTATGGTATTGAAGTTGCTAAAATTGCGGGAGTTCCAGATGGTGTGGTTGAAAGAGCCAAGGAAATTTTAGAGGTTATAACTAAAAAGAGTGAACTTGAGAAAAAGGTAAGAGTTTTAAAAGAAGGACAATTAAGGCAAATAAAGAGTAGAAAAAAAGTTGCAGAAGGTCAGTTAACAATATTTGAGGTGAAAAATGGCGAGTTTTAA
- a CDS encoding HD-GYP domain-containing protein, whose product MINNINKLKSKKELYREIPYEFKIKEIEEIASQYSLMAEELVAYMQELNAMNEELETSYREIERMSNELEHSYIDFSMRLARVAEGYDENTGNHIERVGILAAFIAEKLGLSKKIAYYLRYHAPLHDIGKIFIPREILMKKGNLTKEEWGEMKKHTIYGARLIGDSIQFEVARNIALYHHENYDGTGYPYGLEKSEIPIEAMIVHIVDVYDALRSERPYKKSFTHEEAMKIILEGDGRTQPSHFAPEVLEVFKRYESEIEKLWNVIYLN is encoded by the coding sequence TTGATTAACAATATTAATAAATTAAAAAGTAAAAAAGAATTATACAGAGAAATTCCATACGAGTTTAAAATAAAGGAGATAGAAGAAATAGCAAGTCAATATTCTTTGATGGCTGAAGAATTGGTTGCATATATGCAAGAGTTAAATGCAATGAATGAAGAGTTAGAAACTAGTTATAGAGAAATAGAGAGAATGAGTAATGAACTTGAACATTCTTATATTGATTTTAGTATGAGACTTGCAAGAGTTGCAGAAGGATATGATGAGAACACTGGAAATCATATAGAAAGAGTGGGTATTTTAGCAGCATTTATTGCAGAAAAATTGGGGCTTTCAAAAAAGATTGCGTACTATCTACGTTATCATGCACCACTTCATGATATTGGAAAAATATTTATCCCACGTGAAATTTTAATGAAAAAAGGAAATTTAACAAAAGAAGAATGGGGAGAAATGAAAAAGCATACTATATATGGAGCAAGGTTAATAGGTGATAGTATCCAATTTGAAGTTGCTCGCAATATTGCCCTTTATCACCATGAAAATTATGATGGAACAGGATATCCATATGGCTTGGAAAAATCTGAAATTCCAATTGAAGCAATGATTGTTCATATTGTTGATGTATATGACGCATTGCGTTCAGAAAGACCATACAAGAAAAGTTTTACTCATGAAGAAGCTATGAAAATTATATTAGAAGGTGACGGAAGAACACAGCCTTCGCATTTTGCACCGGAGGTTTTAGAAGTTTTTAAAAGATATGAAAGTGAAATAGAAAAACTATGGAATGTAATATACTTAAATTAA
- the amrA gene encoding AmmeMemoRadiSam system protein A, whose amino-acid sequence MIGTHPYVKWAIEVIENYILHSKVIEPDQNSLPKELFEKRAGCFVTLHTKNGNLRGCIGTFEPTQENLAFEIRNNAIAAATQDPRFPPVSKGELDNIVVSVDVLSEIQPVSSISELDPKKYGIIVAKGFRRGLLLPDIEGVDTIEEQIRIAKLKAGIFDDDFKIFKFTVERYH is encoded by the coding sequence ATGATAGGAACCCATCCCTACGTTAAATGGGCTATTGAGGTTATTGAAAATTACATCTTACACTCAAAAGTAATAGAGCCCGATCAAAATTCTCTTCCAAAAGAACTTTTTGAAAAAAGAGCAGGCTGTTTTGTTACTTTACACACCAAAAATGGTAATTTAAGAGGATGTATAGGAACATTTGAACCTACTCAAGAAAACCTTGCTTTTGAAATAAGAAACAATGCAATTGCTGCAGCTACACAAGATCCAAGATTTCCACCAGTATCAAAAGGAGAGCTAGACAACATAGTAGTGTCCGTTGATGTTTTAAGTGAAATTCAACCTGTATCTTCTATCAGCGAACTTGATCCTAAAAAATATGGAATCATAGTTGCTAAAGGATTTAGAAGAGGTTTGCTCTTGCCAGATATAGAAGGAGTGGATACTATAGAAGAACAAATAAGAATTGCAAAGCTAAAAGCTGGAATTTTTGATGATGACTTTAAAATATTTAAATTTACTGTTGAAAGATACCATTAA
- the rmuC gene encoding DNA recombination protein RmuC produces the protein MRKFFEEQKKNTEKFLNEQGKSREEIEKRRDAQIEDMKRMISIFTKTVSGTKTRGMTGEFLLKEALKESIKVGLIKTNLKTEGGEVEFAWDLGDGKYIPIDSKFPDVFQLLEEYDKVESSKERDKLKKEIIDKVKKEIQRVQKYQNLFNTIDSCILVVPEAILEIAPELVGLGRENNVFLCSYKDVFVIAHTLQDKYIKLKEEGDIGKYKQMVSYFFKLLKTLIVRSLQLIKH, from the coding sequence ATGAGAAAATTCTTTGAAGAGCAAAAGAAAAATACCGAAAAATTTTTAAACGAGCAAGGAAAATCGAGAGAAGAAATCGAAAAAAGAAGGGATGCCCAAATTGAAGATATGAAACGAATGATTTCTATATTTACAAAAACTGTTTCTGGAACGAAAACCAGAGGCATGACTGGCGAATTTCTTCTAAAAGAAGCATTAAAAGAGTCAATAAAGGTTGGATTAATTAAAACGAATTTAAAAACCGAAGGTGGAGAAGTAGAATTTGCCTGGGATCTTGGTGACGGAAAATATATTCCAATTGATTCAAAATTCCCAGATGTATTTCAGCTGTTAGAAGAATACGACAAAGTGGAAAGCTCAAAAGAACGAGATAAATTAAAGAAAGAAATTATAGATAAAGTTAAAAAAGAAATACAAAGAGTTCAAAAATATCAAAATCTTTTTAATACCATAGATAGTTGTATTTTAGTTGTACCCGAAGCTATCTTAGAAATTGCTCCTGAACTTGTTGGACTAGGCCGAGAAAATAATGTATTTTTATGTAGTTACAAAGATGTTTTTGTTATAGCTCATACATTACAAGATAAATATATAAAGCTAAAAGAAGAAGGCGATATTGGAAAATATAAGCAAATGGTTTCTTACTTTTTCAAATTATTGAAAACATTAATAGTAAGGTCTCTACAATTGATAAAGCATTAA
- a CDS encoding prolyl oligopeptidase family serine peptidase, which translates to MNYLDLFKPFVYKGEFITLPYRLFSPKIENNKRYPLIVFLHGAGERGNDNIKQITANKGATVWASFDVQSENPCFILAPQCPENSWWGSYKKDDFVFEANTLLYTVMLLINKISKENPIDENRIYITGLSMGGFGTLILLSDFPEKFAAGVVVCGGGDLDKVSRYKDVPIWLFHAEDDPVVSVDFSRKLFEKSKSISGNIKYTEYPKGLLSSQKIHPHAAWELAYNDKAMIKWLFNQVKKR; encoded by the coding sequence TTGAATTACCTCGATTTATTTAAACCCTTTGTATACAAAGGCGAATTTATTACTCTTCCTTACAGATTATTCTCACCAAAAATAGAAAATAATAAAAGATATCCTTTAATTGTATTTCTTCATGGAGCAGGAGAACGTGGAAATGATAATATAAAACAAATTACAGCAAATAAAGGTGCAACTGTTTGGGCATCTTTTGATGTTCAATCAGAAAATCCATGTTTTATTTTGGCTCCTCAATGTCCAGAAAATAGCTGGTGGGGTAGCTATAAAAAAGATGACTTTGTTTTTGAAGCTAATACTCTTTTATACACTGTTATGCTATTGATTAATAAAATCTCAAAAGAAAATCCAATAGACGAAAATAGAATTTACATCACCGGTCTTTCAATGGGAGGCTTTGGTACTTTAATCCTATTATCAGACTTTCCAGAAAAATTTGCTGCAGGTGTAGTTGTTTGTGGCGGCGGTGATCTTGACAAGGTGTCAAGATATAAAGATGTACCAATTTGGCTTTTTCATGCGGAAGATGATCCAGTAGTTTCCGTAGATTTTTCAAGAAAGCTTTTTGAAAAAAGCAAAAGTATAAGTGGGAATATTAAATACACTGAATATCCAAAAGGACTACTATCTTCACAAAAGATTCATCCTCACGCAGCTTGGGAGTTGGCATATAACGATAAAGCAATGATCAAATGGCTCTTTAATCAGGTAAAAAAGAGATAG
- a CDS encoding DUF6115 domain-containing protein, whose translation MMGIIEWLVLISTISTLSFSWAVYLINLHNSKNLPEKIKEDEERLIQLMGRVRIFVDSKIEILEEKMKELNDLISQVNDLYSKLVLEVSEYQKNIKTNSKTSYEEKKEVEANSENFEKNLEGTIEKRETKKTELTREEQIIELYNQGIEEAEIAKKFGMGIGEVRLIIDLFHRTKSK comes from the coding sequence ATGATGGGAATTATAGAATGGTTGGTATTAATTAGCACAATTTCAACTTTATCTTTTTCATGGGCAGTTTACTTAATAAATTTACATAACAGCAAAAATCTTCCTGAGAAAATCAAGGAAGATGAAGAACGTTTAATTCAACTTATGGGAAGAGTAAGAATCTTTGTCGATTCCAAAATAGAGATTTTAGAAGAAAAAATGAAAGAATTAAACGATTTAATATCTCAAGTAAATGACCTTTATTCAAAATTAGTTCTGGAAGTATCTGAATATCAAAAAAACATTAAAACTAATTCTAAAACATCATATGAAGAAAAAAAGGAAGTTGAGGCAAATTCAGAAAATTTTGAAAAAAATCTAGAAGGAACAATAGAAAAAAGAGAAACCAAAAAAACCGAATTGACAAGAGAAGAACAAATTATAGAGCTATACAATCAAGGAATTGAAGAAGCTGAAATTGCAAAGAAATTTGGAATGGGTATAGGAGAAGTACGACTTATTATAGACCTATTCCATAGAACAAAAAGTAAGTAA
- a CDS encoding DUF4897 domain-containing protein: MQNKTFMYILILVVIVFLIFDLFTVFNRRPKFDITFYKTVVETDYSDTATITTIAGLSFKDEKSMYEYKESYTNASSKTFLNYFEQISKEIGKTITVVSYENSAKERAGILEIEEIAVLKNLVDVSNNTYTLNMGNIQINPNPNSLFIVYIPKDGILVSSNPTPTSFENNKLSWDGESLKNFPTVIYRRK, translated from the coding sequence TTGCAAAATAAGACTTTCATGTATATCCTTATACTTGTTGTAATTGTATTTTTAATATTTGATCTATTTACAGTATTTAACAGACGTCCAAAGTTTGATATAACATTTTACAAAACTGTTGTTGAAACGGATTACTCTGACACCGCTACAATTACAACAATTGCTGGCCTTTCATTTAAAGACGAAAAATCAATGTATGAATATAAAGAGAGTTACACAAATGCATCATCAAAAACTTTCTTAAATTACTTTGAACAAATTTCAAAGGAAATTGGTAAAACAATTACTGTAGTTAGTTATGAAAATTCTGCAAAAGAACGTGCAGGAATTCTTGAGATAGAAGAAATTGCAGTATTAAAAAATCTTGTAGATGTTTCAAACAATACTTATACTCTAAACATGGGAAATATCCAAATAAATCCAAATCCCAATTCTCTTTTTATTGTTTACATACCAAAAGATGGTATTTTAGTTTCTTCAAATCCAACGCCAACTAGCTTTGAAAACAATAAATTAAGTTGGGATGGAGAAAGCCTCAAAAACTTTCCAACGGTTATCTATAGGAGGAAATGA
- a CDS encoding ATP-binding protein, translated as MRCQHCKKQAILKSPRLCEDHFVEYFERKIGKFLEKYKIKNKKLLVAISGGKDSVVVSYVLSKLKEKFNLQIEYFFIRLGIPTFTEKSEEIATRVTESINYPLTIYDLKKEEGFTIMDVKYKPCSYCGMIRRYILNKYAFENDFDYVVLGHNLDDEVFFIFNNMFNKNITQLQRTGPLTQTIKEKKLVGRIKPLYFLTEEEILLYAKLKNLPHIGCACPNSLESTQKKFKKDIKFSRDQKLNIVYSILEMKKYLPEEKVELKFCEKCGYPTTSDTCKFCRTKEKILSTL; from the coding sequence TTGAGGTGTCAGCACTGCAAAAAACAAGCGATATTAAAATCTCCAAGGCTATGCGAAGATCATTTTGTAGAATACTTTGAAAGAAAAATTGGTAAATTCTTAGAAAAGTATAAGATAAAAAACAAAAAATTATTGGTAGCCATATCCGGTGGTAAAGATTCAGTTGTTGTAAGCTATGTTCTCTCAAAACTAAAAGAAAAATTCAACCTTCAAATTGAGTATTTCTTTATAAGGCTTGGAATACCAACATTTACAGAAAAATCCGAAGAAATAGCTACAAGGGTAACAGAAAGTATAAATTATCCCCTAACAATATATGATTTGAAAAAAGAAGAAGGCTTTACTATCATGGATGTAAAATATAAACCATGTTCATATTGTGGAATGATTAGAAGATACATTCTTAATAAATATGCGTTTGAAAACGACTTTGATTACGTTGTTCTTGGCCACAACTTAGATGATGAAGTTTTCTTTATTTTCAATAATATGTTCAACAAAAATATCACACAGCTGCAAAGAACAGGTCCACTTACTCAAACTATAAAGGAGAAAAAGCTTGTTGGTAGAATAAAGCCACTATATTTCCTTACAGAAGAAGAAATTCTACTTTATGCTAAATTAAAAAATCTTCCACATATAGGTTGTGCTTGTCCAAATTCTCTAGAAAGCACCCAGAAAAAATTTAAAAAAGATATAAAATTTTCAAGGGATCAAAAATTAAACATCGTTTATTCGATACTTGAAATGAAAAAGTATTTGCCAGAAGAAAAAGTAGAACTTAAATTCTGTGAAAAATGTGGATATCCAACTACTTCTGATACATGTAAATTCTGTAGAACTAAAGAAAAAATTCTAAGCACGCTTTAA